One window of the Chryseotalea sp. WA131a genome contains the following:
- a CDS encoding nucleotidyl transferase AbiEii/AbiGii toxin family protein — protein sequence MNKFTHLQEWFQLPDETKIRLFTETSRQIGLPSSSAAEKDWWVVHTLSVIFSMDCANALIFKGGTSLSKGWNVIHRFSEDIDLALDREFLGFSGELTKGEIRKLRRKSFQFISEVFTEELKNKFVELGFKDLTVKPREVENHDQDPLIIEIYYNKLTETDTYLKPGVLVEVGSRSLKEPFTQRTFGTFISEIYTDNPFTDKPITIPIVNPERTFLEKIFLLHEEFQKPFGKIRVERLSRHLYDIEKLCQTEYAEIALQDRELYNTIVRHRSKFTAISGIDYAKHNPENIKFIPPDSIIKMWKADYEEMKGSMIYDNPLDFDQLINRLTELQKRINAI from the coding sequence ATGAATAAGTTCACACATTTACAAGAATGGTTTCAGCTACCCGATGAAACCAAAATCAGATTGTTTACAGAAACAAGCCGACAAATCGGCTTGCCTTCTTCATCAGCCGCAGAAAAAGATTGGTGGGTAGTACATACCTTATCCGTGATTTTCTCAATGGATTGTGCAAACGCCTTGATTTTCAAAGGTGGAACTTCGCTAAGCAAAGGTTGGAACGTTATACACAGATTTTCAGAAGATATTGATTTGGCATTAGATAGAGAATTTCTTGGTTTTTCGGGCGAACTCACAAAAGGCGAAATCAGAAAACTTAGAAGAAAATCGTTTCAATTTATCTCGGAAGTTTTTACCGAAGAATTGAAAAATAAATTTGTCGAATTGGGTTTCAAAGATCTAACCGTAAAACCTCGAGAAGTAGAAAATCACGACCAAGACCCTTTAATTATTGAAATCTATTACAACAAACTCACGGAAACAGACACATATCTGAAACCCGGTGTTTTAGTTGAGGTGGGTAGCCGTTCATTAAAAGAACCGTTTACGCAAAGAACTTTCGGAACATTTATTTCTGAAATCTACACAGATAATCCTTTTACAGACAAACCAATAACAATTCCTATTGTAAATCCTGAACGGACATTTTTAGAAAAGATATTTTTATTGCACGAAGAATTTCAGAAACCGTTTGGTAAAATACGAGTTGAACGTCTTAGTAGACACCTTTACGACATTGAAAAACTTTGCCAAACTGAATACGCAGAAATTGCATTGCAAGATAGGGAACTATACAACACAATCGTAAGACATCGTAGTAAATTCACAGCTATTTCAGGAATTGATTATGCAAAACATAATCCTGAAAACATTAAATTTATTCCGCCCGACTCCATCATAAAAATGTGGAAAGCTGACTATGAAGAAATGAAAGGGAGTATGATTTACGATAACCCATTAGATTTTGATCAACTTATAAACAGACTGACTGAATTGCAAAAGCGAATAAATGCAATATAA
- a CDS encoding AraC family transcriptional regulator, protein MFFSFSPKSSVLLLFFLHGLIFSILLFLKGLKAEDKPSTWLSLFTLLCSLYIAPFMLGYAGWYSRDVYRDILFYTPFQQLFLLPPILYFYYKTLLDKSFIFTRRDYLHFVPATLYLIYSIVVFLTDKVIYNEYYFYDDGKDKDFSIWYQIAGLLSLTYYLIKSLKTYNEYKTLTYNSISFAESVMFKWAQRFLIAFLILIAIRILFFILNPEWDEFGKKFWYYLCFSVLFYYISISGYANYIFSITAFNGLKANSDSSLKSELIEDIKTYNQLPNRDSDKPSEEKVEIPDLNNWKEKVEKLMLVDQMYKNPELVISDLSNKLGTHSKKVSQVINQGFNLNFNDFVNLYRIKALMQKLEEREHDIQTLLSLAFECGFNSKSTFNRAFKRYTTLSPKEYIQKHYPK, encoded by the coding sequence ATGTTTTTTTCATTCAGCCCTAAAAGCTCCGTACTATTATTATTTTTTTTGCATGGGCTAATCTTCTCTATTTTACTTTTTTTAAAGGGTTTAAAAGCAGAAGACAAACCAAGCACTTGGCTCAGCTTATTTACACTGCTATGCTCTCTGTATATCGCGCCTTTTATGTTGGGATATGCAGGTTGGTACTCAAGAGATGTTTATAGAGACATTCTATTTTACACCCCATTTCAGCAATTATTTTTGCTACCACCTATTCTATATTTTTATTATAAAACGCTGCTTGACAAATCGTTCATTTTCACTAGGCGTGATTACTTACATTTTGTACCAGCTACACTCTATCTAATTTACTCTATTGTCGTTTTTCTGACTGACAAAGTAATTTATAATGAATACTATTTCTATGATGATGGCAAAGACAAAGATTTTTCAATCTGGTATCAAATTGCGGGGCTACTATCATTAACTTACTATTTGATAAAAAGTCTCAAAACTTATAATGAATATAAGACGCTAACATACAATAGTATAAGCTTTGCAGAGTCTGTTATGTTTAAATGGGCTCAACGATTTTTAATAGCATTCTTGATACTGATAGCCATCAGAATTTTATTCTTTATCCTAAACCCCGAGTGGGATGAATTTGGAAAAAAGTTCTGGTATTATTTATGCTTTTCAGTACTATTCTACTACATATCAATAAGTGGTTATGCAAACTATATATTTTCAATCACCGCTTTTAATGGGTTGAAAGCAAATTCTGATTCCAGTCTAAAATCTGAGCTCATTGAAGACATAAAAACTTACAACCAGTTACCTAACAGAGATAGTGATAAGCCATCAGAAGAAAAAGTTGAAATACCGGACTTAAATAATTGGAAAGAAAAGGTTGAAAAACTAATGCTTGTTGACCAGATGTATAAGAATCCGGAACTTGTGATATCAGACCTAAGTAACAAATTAGGTACTCACTCCAAGAAAGTATCGCAAGTAATAAACCAAGGATTCAATTTGAACTTCAACGACTTTGTAAATCTCTATAGAATAAAGGCATTAATGCAAAAACTTGAAGAGAGAGAACATGATATTCAAACATTATTGAGCCTTGCTTTTGAATGTGGTTTTAACTCAAAATCAACATTTAACAGGGCTTTTAAACGTTACACAACCTTGAGTCCAAAGGAATATATTCAAAAACACTACCCAAAGTAG
- a CDS encoding IS66 family transposase has translation MKITNEILHAIIHCNQKAFLKKVQENLLPKTEFQTVFETLKQKQQSVIQTKLSLDSNFHNIDYSSDLKFEKGKIQLQISFKNTEVDLRLDGIYYNQRNSFTPILISPFEKVQKSDKLFIALESHYLKQNFNFKIEEAKIIFGNQQKSTKVKLSNLAKDIKRAITTIEQIKKSKTPLLFYKISHCQICEFNPICSEKLKERDDLSLLGNLKPKEIEQKNNRGIFSVKQLSYTFRPKKNPYRRRKFLPELKALAIREQKIFIQKLPELEKKTTKIFFDIEGIPDRDFYYLIGVIVKTENLATEYSFWANDATEQQDIFIQFIDLMNTQNDFILYHYGSYEIQTLKRIAKKLPSLYQNRINKIIENSFNVLTLFSNDIYIPTYTNGLKDIANYLEFNWTDEKASGLLSIIWRYNWELNPTSNLKEKLTTYNIEDCKALIKVQEWLISLSENNDKTVLANSIKQQNIFKWGVTVFALEHFNEINAKAYFDYQRQHIFLRTERKVYTAISKTKQTSKQYNRIDKRINLFPDKCIKCNNKDIKIIRSSKKPQIDLVFMKSGIKKQVIEYQGGAYFCKKCRKNFMVEDMRRLPTYGHNLMLWSVNQKIQYKLSTESIVNVLKDSFSIKSSATQMTRFKEIIATKYEETYNEIIKKMSQSKLIHIDETIARINEIDGYVWVFANYDSVYYQFRETREPNFLKELLQDFKGVLVSDFYTGYDSMECEQQKCLVHLIRDLNEDFMKHQLDEEFKQIISEFGNLLRNIIATIDKYGLKKIHLNKHKKEVEKFYKKVILQEFESDLAISYQKRFIKYKEKLFLFLNHDGIPWNNNNAEHSIKPFAKWRKKISKSLTKKNIEHHLILLSILQTCKYQGLNFFEFLKSGEKSIYEYSEK, from the coding sequence ATGAAAATAACCAATGAAATTCTACACGCCATTATTCATTGCAACCAAAAAGCCTTTTTAAAAAAGGTTCAGGAAAATCTATTACCTAAAACAGAATTTCAAACTGTTTTTGAAACACTAAAACAAAAACAACAATCGGTAATCCAAACAAAGCTTTCATTAGATTCAAATTTCCACAATATTGATTATTCGTCTGATTTAAAGTTTGAAAAAGGGAAAATACAACTTCAAATTTCATTCAAAAACACGGAAGTAGATTTAAGATTGGACGGAATTTATTACAACCAGAGAAACAGTTTTACACCTATTCTTATTTCTCCGTTTGAGAAAGTCCAAAAATCTGATAAACTATTCATTGCGTTAGAATCCCATTATCTAAAACAAAACTTCAATTTCAAAATTGAGGAAGCCAAAATAATATTTGGCAATCAGCAGAAAAGCACAAAAGTAAAATTGAGCAACCTAGCAAAAGATATAAAGAGAGCCATTACTACGATTGAACAAATCAAAAAAAGTAAAACACCTCTCTTATTTTATAAAATCAGCCATTGTCAAATTTGTGAGTTTAACCCTATATGTTCGGAAAAGTTAAAAGAAAGAGATGATTTGAGCCTTTTAGGAAATTTAAAACCCAAAGAAATTGAACAGAAAAACAACAGAGGTATTTTTTCAGTAAAGCAGTTATCGTATACTTTTCGACCAAAAAAAAATCCATACCGAAGACGTAAGTTTCTTCCTGAATTGAAGGCATTGGCAATTCGGGAACAAAAAATTTTTATCCAAAAGTTGCCTGAACTAGAGAAAAAAACAACTAAAATATTTTTTGATATTGAGGGAATTCCAGACAGAGATTTTTATTACTTGATTGGAGTAATCGTCAAAACGGAAAATTTAGCAACAGAATACTCGTTTTGGGCAAATGATGCTACCGAACAACAAGATATTTTCATACAATTCATTGATTTGATGAACACTCAAAATGATTTTATTCTTTATCATTACGGTTCTTATGAAATTCAGACTTTAAAACGAATTGCCAAGAAACTTCCTTCGCTCTATCAAAACAGAATAAATAAAATCATTGAAAACTCGTTCAATGTGCTTACACTATTTTCTAACGATATATACATTCCAACATACACCAACGGATTAAAAGATATAGCAAACTATTTGGAATTTAATTGGACAGACGAAAAAGCATCGGGACTGCTAAGCATTATTTGGAGGTATAATTGGGAATTGAATCCAACAAGCAACCTGAAAGAAAAATTGACGACCTATAATATTGAAGATTGCAAGGCATTGATAAAAGTTCAGGAATGGCTTATTTCACTTTCCGAAAATAATGACAAAACGGTTTTAGCAAATAGTATTAAACAGCAAAATATTTTCAAATGGGGTGTAACTGTTTTTGCTCTTGAACATTTTAACGAAATCAATGCAAAAGCGTATTTCGACTACCAAAGACAACATATTTTTCTACGAACCGAACGAAAAGTTTATACAGCCATTTCTAAAACCAAACAAACTTCAAAGCAATACAATCGCATTGACAAACGAATCAACCTATTTCCTGATAAATGTATAAAATGCAATAACAAAGACATTAAAATAATCAGAAGTAGCAAAAAGCCACAAATCGATTTGGTATTTATGAAGTCGGGAATAAAGAAACAAGTCATAGAATATCAAGGTGGAGCATACTTTTGCAAAAAATGCAGAAAAAACTTTATGGTAGAGGATATGAGAAGATTGCCAACCTATGGACATAATTTAATGTTGTGGTCGGTGAATCAAAAAATACAATATAAACTAAGTACAGAGAGTATTGTAAATGTGTTAAAAGACTCTTTCTCTATAAAGTCATCTGCAACCCAAATGACACGTTTCAAAGAAATTATTGCCACAAAATATGAAGAAACGTACAATGAAATTATCAAGAAAATGAGCCAGTCAAAACTTATTCATATTGATGAAACCATTGCCCGAATTAATGAAATTGATGGATATGTATGGGTTTTTGCAAATTATGATAGCGTTTATTATCAATTCAGGGAAACACGAGAACCTAATTTTTTGAAAGAATTATTACAAGATTTTAAAGGTGTTTTAGTTTCTGATTTTTATACAGGATATGATTCTATGGAGTGCGAACAACAAAAATGTTTAGTTCATCTGATTCGTGATTTGAATGAAGATTTTATGAAACATCAATTGGATGAAGAATTTAAACAGATAATATCAGAATTTGGAAACCTTCTAAGGAATATAATTGCAACTATTGACAAATATGGTTTGAAAAAAATTCATTTGAACAAGCATAAAAAAGAGGTAGAAAAATTTTACAAGAAAGTCATCTTACAAGAATTTGAATCTGACTTAGCCATTTCATATCAAAAACGATTTATCAAATATAAAGAAAAATTATTTTTGTTTTTAAATCACGATGGCATTCCTTGGAACAACAATAATGCAGAACACTCTATAAAGCCATTTGCTAAATGGAGAAAAAAAATCAGTAAAAGCCTTACAAAGAAAAATATAGAACATCACTTGATTTTACTTTCTATACTTCAAACCTGCAAATATCAAGGGCTAAATTTCTTTGAGTTTTTAAAATCTGGCGAGAAAAGCATTTATGAATATTCAGAAAAGTAA
- a CDS encoding TlpA family protein disulfide reductase has protein sequence MKQIKIICILIILFNCSDRDKSLFISDSFVNLKQREGLTIIKNSTLDTINLSGEFFNYLPYDATPFKVSIAPNQKDTLKFNFAYPDNIYFDSPHYLRIFNGPGRILYCDISSFESKSANIAFSGDFSDINDYFLAYHNQMGNQLEQNRPYFITGDTLKDFNKFPTIADSVSRLSLTFLSKYDKALPDWFRKHESWRLKYLSGFLKYNVPLTKEFYGGQKINVSKDYFSFARDLPLESRDMILNTEYLWYTHFTLREQTKNLISTGKYDPQISLIDSLYGSKEVGDILKMQRLSFIHTESKRKYDSLYQSTTFSDFSKKKILDSLIKAKFGLPLVGKTVPLITLIDREGKNVSIIDYRGNFIIVNFWATWCGPCIKEFPYDNEIHQKYKEKGLFVVNICVDSDINQWRSVSKVKNLTTINLFSSPDQYKSISRDFDINSLPKSLLLDSNSFVLDNNFRRASLLTLDDLNGIINRQKR, from the coding sequence ATGAAACAGATAAAAATTATTTGCATCTTAATCATTCTGTTCAATTGTTCGGACAGGGATAAAAGTCTATTCATCTCAGATAGTTTCGTAAATCTAAAGCAAAGAGAAGGACTGACAATAATAAAAAACTCTACTTTGGATACAATTAACCTATCTGGGGAATTTTTCAATTATCTGCCATACGATGCAACCCCATTCAAAGTATCAATTGCACCAAACCAAAAAGATACATTAAAATTCAATTTTGCATACCCAGATAATATTTATTTTGATAGCCCCCACTATTTGAGAATTTTTAATGGTCCAGGCAGGATATTGTATTGCGACATATCAAGTTTTGAATCTAAATCAGCAAACATTGCCTTCAGCGGTGACTTCTCGGATATCAATGACTACTTCTTGGCTTATCATAATCAAATGGGAAATCAGCTTGAACAAAATAGACCCTATTTCATAACAGGGGATACCTTGAAGGACTTTAATAAATTCCCCACGATAGCAGACTCAGTAAGCCGATTGAGTTTAACTTTTTTGTCCAAGTATGATAAGGCATTGCCAGATTGGTTTAGGAAACATGAGTCTTGGCGATTGAAGTATCTTTCAGGTTTTTTAAAGTACAACGTGCCTCTTACCAAGGAATTTTATGGTGGACAGAAGATTAATGTAAGTAAAGACTATTTTTCTTTTGCGCGTGACCTGCCTTTGGAAAGCCGGGATATGATTCTTAATACAGAATATCTATGGTACACACATTTTACTTTAAGGGAACAGACGAAAAACTTGATATCGACAGGGAAGTACGACCCTCAGATTTCACTTATTGATAGCTTGTATGGCTCAAAGGAAGTCGGGGATATTTTAAAAATGCAGAGACTATCTTTCATACATACTGAATCTAAACGTAAATACGATTCCCTTTATCAAAGTACCACTTTTTCAGATTTTAGTAAAAAGAAAATATTAGACTCTTTAATAAAAGCAAAATTCGGGTTACCACTTGTTGGAAAAACGGTACCACTAATTACCCTGATTGATAGGGAAGGAAAAAATGTTTCAATCATAGATTACAGGGGAAATTTTATAATCGTCAATTTTTGGGCAACATGGTGCGGTCCCTGTATTAAAGAGTTTCCTTATGACAATGAAATACATCAAAAATATAAAGAAAAAGGACTATTTGTAGTCAATATTTGCGTTGACTCGGACATAAATCAATGGAGATCAGTTTCAAAAGTAAAAAATCTGACAACAATCAACCTCTTTTCATCACCTGACCAATATAAGTCTATAAGCAGGGACTTTGACATTAACAGTTTGCCAAAAAGCCTACTACTAGACAGTAATTCATTCGTATTGGATAATAATTTTAGACGCGCCAGTTTACTAACGCTGGACGACCTTAATGGGATTATAAACAGACAGAAGAGATAA
- a CDS encoding beta-lactamase family protein: protein MRLLLMLLLICCYSVSPAQTENTYTLNQIKRLDSIATQDVPKGAPGIATGIVNNGKIVYERVAGYANLVDSTLITRNTRFNIASNGKQFTALAILVLIDEKKISLTDDIRKYLPTIYPRQNSKITVENLLNHTSGIRDVYDLWSLKGLTWWEHSFTNKDALELIEKQQELNFDPGSKYSYSNTNYILLTAIIEKVTGISFVAYTNDLFKKLNMPNTSFEDNYKNIRGPLAKAYFNFNKWTTYNWIWNACGDGNIFSTLADQLQWEQILQGSTDNNIKRQILERSQQLTDNSTIKNYGYGLEFGTYKGLDYKFHEGATGAWKATVIRFPNKETSIITLTNTGKSTPNTQTRQMADVIFNLNADATYVITKPDKVGSFVSDEDMIGIYLTEDNFTFQFEKREGNLYLKRIGRNDVQLEREADNILHQTYDPDFKQEFNRNEKGEMTVTAYYTSHSPYTLTKSNSDWTGYNYQALNGKFINSETNVAIKIKFVGDKSYNIKAGSQRSTKGLLISPTKLLVDNYVLDIDNASAPKMFLLSADRIERVKFLRQD from the coding sequence ATGAGATTGCTATTAATGCTACTTTTAATTTGTTGCTATAGTGTTTCCCCTGCGCAAACCGAAAACACTTATACACTAAACCAAATAAAGCGACTTGACTCCATTGCGACACAGGACGTCCCGAAGGGCGCACCTGGAATTGCAACTGGGATTGTTAATAATGGAAAAATAGTTTACGAAAGGGTCGCGGGATATGCCAATTTGGTTGACAGCACTTTGATTACAAGAAACACACGGTTTAACATAGCGTCCAACGGCAAACAGTTCACAGCATTAGCAATTCTTGTTTTGATTGACGAGAAAAAAATTAGCCTAACAGACGATATAAGAAAGTATCTGCCGACTATCTATCCTAGACAGAATTCAAAGATTACAGTTGAAAACTTACTTAATCATACAAGCGGCATCAGAGACGTTTATGATTTATGGTCATTGAAGGGATTGACTTGGTGGGAACATTCATTTACCAATAAAGATGCTTTGGAACTAATAGAGAAACAGCAGGAATTAAACTTTGATCCCGGCTCAAAATATTCATATAGTAACACTAATTATATTCTATTAACGGCAATTATAGAAAAAGTTACAGGAATATCTTTTGTTGCCTACACGAATGACTTGTTCAAAAAACTAAATATGCCCAACACGTCCTTTGAAGACAACTATAAAAATATTCGTGGACCATTAGCAAAAGCTTATTTCAATTTTAACAAATGGACAACTTATAATTGGATTTGGAATGCCTGCGGTGATGGGAATATTTTCTCAACATTGGCGGATCAACTTCAATGGGAACAAATTCTTCAGGGAAGTACAGATAACAATATCAAAAGACAGATATTAGAAAGGAGCCAACAATTGACTGACAACTCAACAATCAAGAATTATGGTTATGGACTAGAATTTGGCACATACAAAGGACTCGATTATAAATTCCACGAAGGAGCTACAGGAGCATGGAAAGCCACGGTTATTAGGTTTCCCAACAAAGAGACTTCTATTATAACACTCACAAATACAGGTAAATCAACACCAAACACACAGACACGCCAAATGGCTGATGTCATTTTTAATCTAAACGCTGATGCAACCTATGTTATAACCAAACCAGACAAAGTGGGCAGTTTTGTAAGTGATGAAGATATGATTGGAATATATCTAACGGAGGATAATTTTACTTTTCAATTTGAGAAACGAGAGGGGAATTTATATTTGAAGCGTATTGGACGCAACGATGTACAACTAGAACGAGAAGCAGATAACATTTTGCATCAAACTTATGACCCGGACTTTAAGCAAGAGTTTAACAGAAATGAGAAAGGAGAAATGACAGTCACTGCCTACTATACTTCTCACTCACCCTATACCTTGACAAAGTCCAATAGCGACTGGACAGGTTACAATTATCAGGCACTAAATGGGAAATTTATAAATTCAGAAACTAACGTAGCAATAAAAATTAAATTTGTAGGCGACAAAAGTTATAATATTAAAGCTGGCAGTCAAAGAAGTACCAAGGGGCTTTTAATCTCACCAACAAAGTTACTAGTTGACAATTATGTGCTTGACATTGACAATGCGAGTGCACCAAAAATGTTTTTGTTGAGTGCCGACAGGATTGAAAGAGTTAAATTCCTCAGACAGGACTAA
- a CDS encoding HAD family phosphatase, with protein MKNKKINLIIFDCDGVLVDSEEISNRILLEMTKEFGLVMSMQEAIRNFSGRSFKDILQQIESKIDGKLTSDFEKEYRIRTYSAFKTELKPIKGVKKFIEDLSIPYCVASSGPVEKIKNNLTVTGLYKRFGDNVFSSYQINSWKPEPDIFLYAAREMGFSPAECIVIEDSKAGVVAAKQGGFNVFGFANQNNSKLLADEGAIVFYDFEELPKILNARHFSFIATSNFG; from the coding sequence ATGAAGAATAAGAAAATTAACTTGATAATTTTCGACTGCGATGGTGTCTTAGTTGACAGCGAAGAAATTAGTAACAGAATCCTGCTTGAAATGACAAAAGAATTCGGACTTGTTATGTCAATGCAAGAAGCAATAAGGAATTTTAGCGGTAGGAGTTTTAAAGACATTCTCCAACAAATCGAAAGTAAAATTGATGGGAAATTGACTTCGGACTTTGAAAAGGAATATCGAATTCGAACTTATTCTGCCTTTAAGACGGAATTAAAACCAATTAAAGGTGTAAAGAAATTCATTGAGGATTTATCAATTCCGTATTGCGTGGCGTCAAGTGGACCAGTAGAAAAAATTAAAAATAATTTAACCGTAACTGGACTTTATAAAAGGTTCGGTGACAATGTCTTTAGTTCTTATCAAATCAATAGTTGGAAGCCTGAACCCGATATATTTCTTTATGCGGCTAGAGAAATGGGATTTTCGCCAGCCGAATGTATTGTAATTGAAGACAGTAAAGCGGGGGTCGTTGCAGCAAAGCAAGGTGGTTTTAACGTTTTTGGTTTTGCCAACCAAAACAATTCAAAATTATTGGCGGACGAAGGAGCGATAGTCTTTTACGACTTTGAAGAGCTACCAAAAATATTAAACGCGAGACACTTTAGCTTTATTGCCACGTCAAACTTTGGCTGA
- a CDS encoding type IV toxin-antitoxin system AbiEi family antitoxin domain-containing protein — protein sequence MSKSIEIQVLDQIKRSPRGTLFFVDSFTKIANTKSANKALERLVKSGEIERVAQGIYVRPVIDNYIGKVFPSIEQIAFAIAKRDRATVIPTGSYAMYKLGLTMQVPLNIVFYSDTSARKIKIGKQTITFKKASSKNLAFVGEISTLTIQALRTIGKDQATAEEIKQIKKILKNENPKHLQHDLQLAPVWIRKLMTDNE from the coding sequence ATGTCAAAAAGCATTGAAATACAAGTATTAGACCAGATAAAGCGAAGCCCAAGAGGAACACTTTTCTTTGTGGACAGTTTTACCAAAATTGCCAACACCAAATCGGCAAACAAGGCATTGGAACGCTTAGTAAAATCGGGAGAAATAGAACGAGTTGCACAAGGTATTTATGTTCGACCTGTAATTGATAATTACATTGGAAAAGTATTTCCGAGCATTGAGCAAATTGCGTTTGCCATTGCGAAAAGGGACAGAGCAACCGTAATACCGACAGGCAGTTATGCAATGTATAAATTGGGTTTGACAATGCAAGTTCCTTTAAATATTGTTTTTTATTCCGACACTTCAGCACGAAAAATCAAAATCGGGAAACAAACCATTACATTTAAAAAAGCGAGCTCTAAAAACTTGGCGTTTGTTGGCGAAATCAGCACATTGACAATTCAGGCATTGCGGACAATCGGCAAAGACCAAGCAACAGCCGAAGAAATAAAACAGATAAAGAAGATTTTGAAAAATGAAAATCCAAAACACTTGCAACACGATTTGCAATTAGCACCTGTTTGGATTCGAAAATTGATGACAGACAATGAATAA